The genomic DNA TTCTCAACTGCCATCCGCAGCGAGCGCCTCGCCCTCAGACCACCAGTCAGTTCCCTCAACGGAGGTAACTCCCGCACCCGAGTGGATTCACCAATTCACCAACTCAAACACTGAAATAGTTACTCAGCCTGATTTACAAGTAGTTGGTGACCCCACCAATTCTCCACCAATTGCACCAACACAACAGATAGAGCCACAGCGTTCACCAACAGCACGAGAACTAGCAACACTAGTGCTTGGGTGTTCCACTTGGGTAGAACTTGCTAAGAGTGTGAATCAGAGTGCTAAAAAACTAATGAAAGCTGCCAGCTGCATGAGTTGTGAACAACGCGCTTGGGTAGCTGAGTTACTCAAAACATATTTGTGTTCAAATCCTAGTGCTATGAGCCAGCTGGCTTGGCTGCCACTCAAGCTGCGCTCTGCAGTGCTGGAGCAACTGACTTTTACCATCGGGCGGATAGGTGGCGACCATGTCGAGGATGCAAGACATGAGCGCCTGAGTGGTTGCAAGTATGTTTCGGTAGCTTCTGTGGGAACACATCAGGAAAGGTGGATTTTCCAGACCCCTGCTGGTAAAAACATTCCGGTGTTTGGCACTGAGGCAATAGAAGCGATCGCTGCCACAAGCGAGTCACCGTAGGTTCCAGGCTAATGGGAAGGCTCAATCAGCAGGAGGATTTACAACCGTGTCTGAATCATCCGAAGGTGAAAGTATTACTGTAGCTGCCCTTGAGGTTTTGGAGGCACTGACCGAACAGGAAGAAGCCGACCGCCATCGGCTGGAGTTGAAAGTCGAGCGGGCGTTTTGTGAAGCTGGCTCTGCCTTAAGGGAACTGCGAGACAAGCGGCTGTATCGCTCTACTCACAAAACTTTTGAAGCCTACTGCCGCGACCGCTTCAACTATAGTCGTGATAGTGCTTACCTGAAAATTGCTGCTGCTGCTGTTTACGACAATCTACAGAAATTTTTGCCGACAAATTGTCGGCAATTTCCTCTGCCGACAAATGAACATCAGCTACGCGCTCTTGCTAAAGCTGATCTTGAACCACAAATGCAAGCTTCTGCCTGGTTACAAGGTGTAGAGGAAGCAGGTGGTAAAGTCCCTAGTGGTCGCATTGTCAAAGGCATTGTCGAGCGGTTGAAGGAAAAACCTTTGATTAAAGCTTCTGATTTTTGTCAGGTAGGTGACGTGTTTACTCTGACTCGGTTAGAGGGCATTGAGCGCAAATATAACGGCTGTTGGGCGATCGCATTTGACGTATCTGGAATTAATGTAAAAGTTGACGTTCATGATATTGCCCTCACTGTGAAACCAGAAAACCTCAAGCCAATTGACTCTCCAGATGTGCGCCGTCAACTACCAGCTATTCTTGAGCGAATTAGGCGATTGCGGAATGTTGGCTTTCTGGACAGAGGGGCTTACGGTGTTTTGGAAGATCTAGGGCGACATACTTATCTAACAGATGTGGAGGAGGGGTTGCTGACTTGGTTGGAGGAATACTACAAAGTTAATTCTTCAAAATCCTAGTAATAAACCTGTACTATCATAAAGGCTGTAAGCCTTCTAACTGAAAGCCGGATACTCAACTGCTACTTGGAAAGGAAATGGGCACTAATCCCAGTCTCGATACAAGAGTGACCAATTCTACTCAGTACGAGACGCTAACTGGGGTAGTAGAACGGCTGACCTACCACTCGCCAGAGTCAGGTTACAGTGTGGCGCGACTAAAAGCCCCAGGGGAAAGAGACTTAATTACGATTATTGGCAGCTTTGCCAATATCCAGCCAGGTCAAACACTGAGGTTGTCCGGCTTCTGGCGGGAGCACCCGAAGTACGGAGGGCAGTTTCAGGTAATCAAGTATCAGGAAACCAAACCAGCTACCATCACTGGCATAGAAAAATATCTGGGCAGTGGATTAATTAAGGGAGTTGGACCCGTAACTGCCAAGCGGATTGTGGCTCACTTCGGATTGGAAACCTTAGACATTATTGAAAACTCCATCGAACGCCTAATTGAAGTCCCAGGCATTGCCAAGAAACGGGTGAAGATGATCCAAACCGCGTGGGAAACGCAAAAAGCGATCAAGGAGGTGATGCTGTTTTTACAGTCGCATGGGGTTTCCACAACCTACGCAGTTAAAATCTTCAAGCAGTACGGCGATCAATCCATTGAGATTGTTACTAACAACCCCTACCAGCTAGCGACTGATATCTACGGCATTGGTTTCGTTACGGCTGATGCGATCGCTCGGAATTTGGGAATTGCCCCAGGCTCGGAGTACAGATACCGCGCTGGTATTATCCATGTCCTTTCCGAAGCAGCAGAAGATGGTCATTGTTTCTTGCCCCAAGCAGAACTGGTAGAGCGGGTAGTACAACGGCTGAGCCTGCAAGATCATCAGCCGTCACCGCAGTTGGTTGGCGAGCTGATTTTCCAAATGGGGATGACCCAGGAGTTGGTAATGCAAGGGCATCGGGAACACTCTTTCGTCTGCTACCAAAATGCGTTCTATCACAGTGAACAAAATTTAGCGGCGCGCCTGCATCAGCTGTTGAGCCGACCGCTAACAGTAGACTTGCCACGAGTACGTACCTGGATGGAGCGATTTACAGTTGCAACTGGAATGCAACTATCGCCCGCACAGCAGCAGGCAGTGGAGATGGCAGCAACTCAACGAGTATTGATTCTTACAGGAGGCCCAGGGACGGGAAAGACATTTGCGCTGCGTACAATTGTCGCCCTGTGGAAAGCGATGGGCAAATCAATCGCTCTGGCTTCCCCCACTGGCAGAGCGGCGCAGCGCCTGAGTGAGATGACTGGTTTTGAAGCAAAAACCATCCATCGGCTGCTGGAGTTTGACCCCCCAACGATGAAGTTCAAACGGGATCTAGATCACCCGATAGAGGCGCAAGCGATAGTGGTGGATGAAGCCTCGATGCTTGACCTATTCTTGGCTCACTCCTTACTCAAGGCAATCCCGCCAGATGCACAACTGCTCCTAGTGGGTGACATTGACCAGCTGCCCAGTGTTGGACCCGGAAATGTGCTGCGAGATCTGATTGCCTCAAAGCAAGTGCCAGTGGTGCGGTTAACACAGGTATTTCGCCAAGCGCAGGCAAGTCAAATTGTCAGTAATGCTCATCGGATTAATTCTGGGCAATATCCAACACTGGAATCAGTTTCTCTGGCTCCACGTTCAGATTGCCTTTGGGTGAATGCAACCGAAGCAGAACATGGGGTACAGGGAATTCGAGAACTACTAACAGATTTGATTCCACGTTTAGGTTTTGACGCTGCACGGGACG from Chroococcidiopsis sp. CCMEE 29 includes the following:
- a CDS encoding ATP-dependent RecD-like DNA helicase, with the translated sequence MTNSTQYETLTGVVERLTYHSPESGYSVARLKAPGERDLITIIGSFANIQPGQTLRLSGFWREHPKYGGQFQVIKYQETKPATITGIEKYLGSGLIKGVGPVTAKRIVAHFGLETLDIIENSIERLIEVPGIAKKRVKMIQTAWETQKAIKEVMLFLQSHGVSTTYAVKIFKQYGDQSIEIVTNNPYQLATDIYGIGFVTADAIARNLGIAPGSEYRYRAGIIHVLSEAAEDGHCFLPQAELVERVVQRLSLQDHQPSPQLVGELIFQMGMTQELVMQGHREHSFVCYQNAFYHSEQNLAARLHQLLSRPLTVDLPRVRTWMERFTVATGMQLSPAQQQAVEMAATQRVLILTGGPGTGKTFALRTIVALWKAMGKSIALASPTGRAAQRLSEMTGFEAKTIHRLLEFDPPTMKFKRDLDHPIEAQAIVVDEASMLDLFLAHSLLKAIPPDAQLLLVGDIDQLPSVGPGNVLRDLIASKQVPVVRLTQVFRQAQASQIVSNAHRINSGQYPTLESVSLAPRSDCLWVNATEAEHGVQGIRELLTDLIPRLGFDAARDVQVLCPMTRGEVGTRNLNAVLQELLNPPRPDKGELIRGGMKLRVGDRVIQQVNDYNREVFNGDLGVISAIDTEEQEVTVQFEGRFVTYDYADLNELALAWAVTIHKAQGSEYPVVILPMFMQHYLMLSRNLLYTGLTRAKHLAILVGPAKAIGLAVKQVKDQRRYTLLAQRLISAARSI